TCAAACGTTTCGGTAGGTTTTCATCCGTTGCCACGGTGGCCAGCAAGACGCGCATACCACGGCATAACGTCCTTGGAAGAAACCAGTTTTTCGGCGAGTTCGAGTACTTCGATGGCTTGGTGCCGTGACACGGCCGCCGCGGCGCGGTCGGGAAGTCCTCGAGAAACGCTTCGAGTGGGATGCCTTGCTCCAGGTGAGCAAACAGCGTAGCCACCGGCACGCGGGTGCCCGCAAACACCGGGGCGGCCGGCGCTCCGGTGCCACTTAAGATATCAGGATCAATCTGGATAACGTGTGGATTCATGAGCACAGAAGATACACAAAGTTAACCAATCCTGCTACAGCCCCAACTCCTTAGCGGCGTTGTGAACGGTGACGTCCTGGATACGGGTGTAGCGATGGATCATCTCGGTGGAGCGGTGCTTGGTCTGGCGCAGGACGGCCAGATCATCCTGCCCGTTGCGCTTGGCGATGGTGGCAAAGGAGGCGCGTAGGCTGTGGGCGGAGTAGTCCTTCCCCAATCAGCGTTTGGTGATGCGGGCTACGCCCTTGTTGTACAACCGATTCCACGTCAAACGCTCGCCTTTCGGGGCCTTTCAGGAGCGAAGTAAAACGATTAGTTGAACCGGATGGTAACCGAAAGCCCTTCTTCGATAATGGTCAGCAGTTGTGCTGAGGTAGCGGCTTCTTGCGTACGCTCGCGCAGACGGGAGAGTTTCTGGCGCTCAGGTTCAGTAAGTCCTTTCTTAAGAAATTCGTCAAGGGCCCCCGTCATAAAATCTTTCACGCGGGCTAACTGGGTTTCTTTGTCTCCTAGCGAAGAGGAGGATTCTGCGTTACCCTGTTCGGCTTGACTCAAGCCCGACATAAACGTGAGGTGTGCTCCCTTTTCCTGTTGAGGGGTGCAACCATAGGCCCGACAAATAAAGGTTTGGTACGACTCAGGACCAGCAAATGCATGCATAGAGAGTAGGTAGAATGATGCTACCAACGACATACGTAAAACCCAGAAGAACAGCGATGGAATCGCCAAAAAACAAAACGGGGTGGCGTGCCCCACCCCCCTCCGGTATGCTAAACTTTAACGGAATCGCAAGTTGGACAGAAGAAAGCGCTCTGCCAAGGGCTTTACCCAACAGAAAAAGGGGCACCCTCATCCAAAGAGTGCCCCTTTTATGTTTCTGTCATACCCCTAGCGGGATGACACCAAGATACCTCTATTTTCTTAACAAGCCAAAAAGAAAGGGGCGTGCCACCGGCTCAGGTGCACGCCCCTTTAGAGAACGCAGGCGATTCCTCCCAAAATCGCCTGTGTAGACATACAATTACTACGCGTCAGCAAGTTGCTAGGGAATTCCACGCTCTGCAACGCACTAATGGTCAGTTTCTTACCTACCTACTTTCTGGAGTTAGGACACAAAAAAACCAGCGTGTGCAGACGCTGGTTTAGAAGT
The nucleotide sequence above comes from Catalinimonas alkaloidigena. Encoded proteins:
- a CDS encoding DUF433 domain-containing protein, coding for MNPHVIQIDPDILSGTGAPAAPVFAGTRVPVATLFAHLEQGIPLEAFLEDFPTAPRRPCHGTKPSKYSNSPKNWFLPRTLCRGMRVLLATVATDENLPKRLKQDFPDHEVYTVRERGWNGKKNGELMQLLLAEGFQVLMTFDKNLSYQQNFSRYPLTVLVLNAPDNTYLTLQQLVPSLTQTLAHPLPPGAHVISLPA
- a CDS encoding tyrosine-type recombinase/integrase, with product MGKDYSAHSLRASFATIAKRNGQDDLAVLRQTKHRSTEMIHRYTRIQDVTVHNAAKELGL